From Amia ocellicauda isolate fAmiCal2 chromosome 12, fAmiCal2.hap1, whole genome shotgun sequence, a single genomic window includes:
- the cxcr3.2 gene encoding C-X-C chemokine receptor type 3-2 — MAVTEDYNYEDNYEYEEGDDNLTVLSTAAAPCTQEDVWRFAQLYAPVVYPLVCALAILGNGLVLGVVWRYRLSRRGRSPYAGPCAFSLTDTFLLHLSLSDLLLALTLPFYAAQWGGGGGWVFGGTTCKLAGAAFSLNLYSGVLFLACISFDRYLAIVHALGGSGGGGGRGQGRWLGLGGVQGSTRAQLTCAVIWGGCLCLSLVDVYFRQVTPFPMVGGTVGLEGRLLCHRKFHWENSDHWRVGLQLLGLGLGFLVPLLVMLYCYTCIFRSLCLAPRPPTQRQRSLRLIISIVGVFLVCWGPYNGFLLTDSLQRLGVVGRSCALDKALDLGTLVSESLALAHCALNPLLYAFVGVKFRRELGHLGKEALGWCRGKSRRGGWGRRGWGSDGGGRGQRSTRVSERSLTASESESSAMYYSVMV, encoded by the exons ATGGCAGTCACAGAGGATTAC AACTATGAGGACAACTACGAATATGAAGAGGGGGACGACAACTTGACAGTCTTGTCCACCGCCGCGGCGCCCTGCACCCAGGAGGATGTGTGGCGGTTTGCGCAGCTGTACGCACCCGTGGTGTACCCGCTGGTCTGTGCTCTGGCAATTCTAGGTAACGGGCTGGTGCTAGGTGTGGTGTGGCGGTACCGGCTATCCCGGCGTGGCCGCTCCCCCTACGCTGGCCCTTGTGCCTTCTCCCTGACTGACACCTTCCTGCTGCACCTGTCCCTGTCTGACCTGCTGCTGGCCCTCACCCTGCCCTTCTATGCTGCgcagtgggggggtgggggaggctgGGTATTCGGGGGCACGACCTGCAAGTTGGCGGGGGCAGCCTTCTCGCTCAACCTCTACAGCGGCGTCCTGTTCCTTGCCTGCATCAGCTTTGACCGCTACCTGGCCATTGTGCATGCTCTGGGGGGGagtggtggtggaggaggcAGGGGGCAGGGGCggtggctggggctggggggagTGCAGGGCTCGACACGCGCCCAGCTGACCTGCGCGGTCATCTGGGGCGGCTGTCTGTGCCTCTCTCTCGTGGATGTCTATTTCCGTCAGGTGACACCATTTCCCATGGTGGGGGGCACGGTGGGGTTGGAAGGGCGGCTGCTGTGCCACCGCAAATTCCACTGGGAGAACTCGGACCATTGGCGAGTTGGCCTGCAGttgctggggctggggctgggctTCCTGGTACCCCTGCTGGTCATGCTGTACTGCTACACGTGCATTTTCCGGTCCCTGTGCCTGGCCCCCCGCCCGCCCACGCAACGCCAGCGCTCCCTGCGACTCATCATCTCCATTGTGGGGGTCTTCCTGGTCTGCTGGGGACCCTACAATGGATTTCTCCTGACGGACAGCCTACAGCGGCTGGGGGTGGTGGGCAGGAGCTGCGCGCTGGACAAGGCACTGGACCTGGGCACCCTGGTGTCCGAGAGCCTGGCCCTCGCCCACTGTGCCCTCAACCCGTTGCTCTACGCCTTTGTGGGGGTCAAGTTCAGGCGCGAACTGGGCCACCTGGGAAAGGAGGCACTGGGGTGGTGCCGAGGGAAGAGCCGTAGAGGGGGCTGGGGCCGGAGAGGGTGGGGGAGTGACGGTGGAGGGAGGGGTCAGCGATCCACCAGAGTCTCGGAGCGCTCGCTGACGGCATCGGAGAGCGAGTCCTCAGCAATGTACTATTCTGTCAtggtgtga